The proteins below are encoded in one region of Ascochyta rabiei chromosome 9, complete sequence:
- a CDS encoding Co-chaperone, producing MNCRITHWLHPTLTAMVLHNPNNWHWVNKDVSGWAREYLDKELPQVSAEQDGVTAQIDKVASMDGDVDVSQRKGKVITLFDVKLKLEYSGKNKEGEEASGTITIPEVAHDTEEDEYVFDVDVYAEDSSKQPVKDLVRSKIVPQLRKSLAKFGPAVMAEHGKDIQHAPGSNPSSGFTTPKVYSSSSVNKSSASKTEGGSQKSSTGSVVNVTTINDSTEFRTTAAELFQTFTDPQRIAAFTRAPPKTFTGAQPGGTFELFGGNVSGEYTELEEPKHIVQKWRLAQWPAGHFSNLSIWFDQNDVDAVTVMRVEWKGVPIGQEESTKTNWDQYYVRSIKTTFGFGTVL from the exons GAATTGCAGAATAACTCATTGGTTGCACCCCACATTAACCGCGATGGTTCTTCACAACCCCAACAACTGGCATTGGGTCAACAAGGACGTGTCTGGTTGGGCACGCGAGTACCTCGATAAGGAGCTTCCTCAAGTCTCGGCTGAGCAGGATGGTGTCACTGCGCAGATCGATAAGGTCGCTAGCATGGACGGAGACGTCGATGTGAGCCAGCGCAAGGGCAAGGTCATCACCTTGTTCGACGTCAAGCTCAAGCTTGAATACTCAG GCAAGAACAAGGAGGGCGAGGAGGCCAGCGGCACTATCACGATTCCCGAGGTTGCACACGACACGGAGGAAGACGAGTATGTC TTTGATGTAGATGTTTACGCTGAGGACAGCAGCAAACAACCAGTCAAGGATCTAGTACGATCCAAGATTGTTCCACAACTACGCAAGAGCCTTGCAAAGTTCGGCCCGGCCGTCATGGCTGAGCACGGCAAGGACATCCAGCACGCGCCAGGTTCCAACCCTTCAAGTGGTTTCACGACCCCTAAGGTGTACTCGAGCTCGAGTGTAAACAAGTCATCGGCTTCGAAGACTGAGGGTGGCTCGCAGAAGTCGAGCACCGGCTCGGTCGTGAACGTCACTACGATCAACGACAGCACAGAGTTCCGCACCACTGCCGCCGAATTGTTCCAGACGTTCACAGACCCTCAGCGCATTGCTGCCTTCACCCGTGCGCCACCAAAAACCTTCACCGGTGCTCAGCCTGGCGGTACTTTCGAGCTTTTCGGCGGTAATGTAAGCGGAGAGTACACCGAGTTGGAGGAGCCAAAGCATATCGTCCAGAAATGGCGCCTTGCACAATGGCCCGCCGGTCACTTCTCAAACCTATCGATCTGGTTCGACCAGAACGATGTCGATGCGGTAACAGTAATGAGGGTTGAGTGGAAGGGCGTACCCATTGGCCAAGAGGAGTCAACCAAGACCAATTGGGACCAGTACTACGTTCGCAGCATCAAGACCACCTTCGGCTTCGGCACGGTGCTGTGA